A stretch of DNA from Synergistales bacterium:
CGCCGAGACAATGGTGGTGTCCGAAACGGGCGCCAGGTTGTCGCCGAAGGCCGCACCGCTGAGGATGGCGCCCAGAAGGATCACAGGATGGCTGCCCATGACGATCCCCGCGGGATACATGAGCATGCAGAAGGCCACCGTCGTGCCGTAGCCCGTCCCCACAGCCGTGGCGAAGAGCCCCGCCAGGAGGAAGGTGACGGCCGTGAACATGGCGCCCTTCACCCCTGTGGCGAAGCCGAGCCAGACCAGTCCTTCCACCAGACCGCCGGCCTGGAGGATCGAAGCCAGCATGCCCGCCCAGAACCAGGCGATGATGGCCACCACGCCCACCGTCTGGGTCATCCCCTCAAAGACGCCCTGGGCGTAGTCCTTCCAGGCACTCCTGCAGAGGAAGAGCCCGATGCCCAGACCGATCACCGCACCGACGATAAGCCCCTCCGTTGTGGCCACATCGAGGATGCTGAGCAGCACCGCCCAGAGCATGAAAAAGAGCATCGGTATGGCGGCACCCAGGTGTCCGTACCGGAAGGAGAGCGACGAGATCTCCTCGCTGCTCATCGCCTTTTCCCGCTGCTGTCTGTTCTGTTCCTGCGCCATTCGACCAGCCTCCCATAATCTGATTTGGGACACCCCCTCCCTGCGGCGGAGGGAAGGCATCTCCAATAATGTATTATTGCAAATGTAACCCCCATGCGCAAACGAATACGGCGAAGATCCTCCCCCCTCTTTTCGCAGCGGTGTCCGATTTCCACGGGACGGCCTCCCGGCCCCTGCAGACGCAGCGTTCCGCCGCAATGGCCGCCGCAATGGCCGCCGCGGAGAGCCGCCGCAGGGCGGGATCCGTCCGCGGGAGGCGCAAAAACCCCCCTTTGCGGAGGAGGCCGGTCCGGGGGCGGGTCCGCCGAAGGGCCGTGGCGGGAGGGTCGTCGCGGCATAGTGGGCAAGCCGGGCCGACGATATCTGTTGCTCATGGCGTTTGACCTCTTCCCCCATATGTAGTGTAGTGTGGGCCGAATGAAAGCATATATAGTGCAAACGCCACACCGGAAGAGGTGAGACCATGGTAGTCAGCCACATCAGAAAACGCAACGGGACGGAGGAGCGGTACGACAGAACGAAGATCCGCGACGCCGTCATGAACGCCACCCGTGCCGTGGGCCGCGACGAGAGCGGCATCCCCAGACAGATCACCCGGGAGGTGGAGAGCTATCTGGGGATCTTCTTCACACGCGAGCAGCGCCCCTCAGTGGAGCAGATCCAGGACCTGGTGGAGAAGATCCTCGTCGAGAAGGGCTACGCCGACATCGCCAAGGCCTACATCCTCTACCGGGAGCAGCGGGCGAAGCTCCGGAACACCAGGACACTGCTGGAGGACGCCTCCAGTATGATCGACAGCTACCTGGACCGCAAGGACTGGAAGGTCAAGGAGAACAGCAACATGAGCTATTCCCTCCAGGGGCTCAACAACTACATCGCCTCGGAGGTCACCGGCTACTACTGGCTCCACCAGATCTACACCCCCCGGGTCCGGGACGCCCATATCGCCGGCGACCTCCACGTCCACGACCTGAGCAACCTCTCGGTCTACTGCTGCGGCTGGGATCTCCAGGACCTGCTGACCACCGGCTTCCGCGGCGTGCCCACCAAGATCGGCAGCGGCCCCCCGCGGCACTTCCGGAGCGCCCTGGGGCAGATCGTCAACTTCTTCTACACCCTCCAGGGCGAGGCCGCCGGCGCCCAGGCCTTCGCCAACGTGGACACCTATCTGGCCCCCTACATCGCCGCCGACGGTCTGAGCTACGGCGAGGTCCGCCAGGCCGTGCAGGAGTTCGTCTTCAACCTCAACGTCCCCACCAGAGTGGGCTTCCAGACCCCCTTCACCAATATCACCATGGATCTGGTGGTCCCCGGGAGCCTCAAAAACACCCCGGCCTACGTGGGCGGCGAGGAGTACGGCCTGCTGGGCCACTACCAGCGGGAGATGGACATGTTCAACCGGGCCTTCGCCGAGGTGATGCTCGACGGCGACGTGGACGGCAAGGTCTTCCCCTTTCCCATCCCCACCTACAACATCACCCGGGAGTTCGACTGGGACAACCAGGTGCTGGAGCCCGTCTGGGAGATGACCGCCAAGTACGGCATCCCCTACTTC
This window harbors:
- a CDS encoding ribonucleoside triphosphate reductase, giving the protein MVVSHIRKRNGTEERYDRTKIRDAVMNATRAVGRDESGIPRQITREVESYLGIFFTREQRPSVEQIQDLVEKILVEKGYADIAKAYILYREQRAKLRNTRTLLEDASSMIDSYLDRKDWKVKENSNMSYSLQGLNNYIASEVTGYYWLHQIYTPRVRDAHIAGDLHVHDLSNLSVYCCGWDLQDLLTTGFRGVPTKIGSGPPRHFRSALGQIVNFFYTLQGEAAGAQAFANVDTYLAPYIAADGLSYGEVRQAVQEFVFNLNVPTRVGFQTPFTNITMDLVVPGSLKNTPAYVGGEEYGLLGHYQREMDMFNRAFAEVMLDGDVDGKVFPFPIPTYNITREFDWDNQVLEPVWEMTAKYGIPYFANFVNSDMDPDDARSMCCRLRLDNRELRKRGGGLFGANPMTGSIGVVTVNLPRLGYLASTEEEFFARLDDLMDIARESLETKRKVLERLTDEELYPFSRFYLRSVRQSSGRYWNNHFGTIGINGMNEALRNFAGRDLGSSEGVAFAQRVMEHMRERMRRYQEETGNLYNLEATPAEGAAYRFARSDMEQFGDDIVFANSDEVREMGAPPYYTNSSHLPVGYTSDLFEALTLQDPLQELYTGGTVFHCFLGQRLPSGAAVRTLVSRIAAGFRLPYFTITPTFSICPIHGYIPGEHEFCPYCDQEAAREKSEALCASEA